A region of Brevundimonas sp. NIBR10 DNA encodes the following proteins:
- a CDS encoding class I SAM-dependent methyltransferase: MSDFFNRDMAAAYDERNSRLSPITDNLHFLTQLVLAGLPADARILCVGVGTGAEILSLAHAFPDWSFVGVDPSLEMLDVCRRRLDRAGLSNRARLQHGYVQDLAPDLAFDGVVSLLVAHFVQREERPGFYRAIHDHLRPGGCYLSAEISTDLNDAAFPMALED, encoded by the coding sequence GTGAGCGACTTCTTCAATCGGGACATGGCCGCCGCGTATGATGAGCGCAACAGCCGTTTGTCCCCCATCACCGACAACCTGCATTTCCTCACTCAACTGGTGCTCGCCGGGCTTCCGGCCGACGCCAGGATCCTTTGTGTAGGCGTGGGGACGGGAGCCGAAATCCTGTCGCTGGCCCACGCCTTTCCAGACTGGTCTTTTGTCGGCGTCGACCCCTCTCTGGAAATGCTCGACGTCTGCCGGCGCCGGCTGGACCGCGCGGGGCTGTCCAATCGCGCACGCTTGCAGCACGGCTATGTCCAGGATCTTGCTCCAGACCTGGCCTTCGATGGCGTGGTCAGTCTGCTCGTCGCCCACTTCGTCCAGCGAGAAGAACGTCCCGGATTCTATCGCGCCATACACGACCATCTGAGACCGGGGGGATGCTACCTCAGCGCGGAAATCAGCACGGATCTGAACGACGCCGCATTCCCGATGGCTCTTGAGGACTGA
- a CDS encoding NAD(P)/FAD-dependent oxidoreductase produces the protein MSDYEVVVVGGGFAGLSAAMQLARARRRLLLIDAGRLRNRFAATSHGFLGQDGVAPAEIMRRGFEQLAAYPTVDVVRHEALDACAVDGGFELRLTNGAAVTGARLILATGVIDTLPLSSMQARWGVSVLHCPYCHGYEVQDRRIAAIANVPVAVHQAIILPDWGPTTFYTQGVFEPTPEDAALLAARGVAIERSPVVELLGVGAGLSAVRLADGRDVPTEVAFTTPKTRVASPLAEQLGCGFVDGVTGAHIQVDAMQQTTVPGVFAAGDAATAMFNATLASAAGVTAGVATHRSLVMAKATGGLRS, from the coding sequence ATGTCCGATTATGAGGTTGTGGTTGTAGGCGGCGGGTTCGCTGGCCTGTCGGCGGCAATGCAGCTGGCGCGCGCGCGTCGACGCTTGCTGCTCATAGACGCAGGCCGCCTCCGGAACCGGTTCGCCGCAACATCCCACGGCTTCCTCGGTCAGGACGGAGTCGCACCGGCCGAGATCATGCGCCGCGGCTTCGAACAGCTGGCGGCCTACCCTACGGTCGATGTCGTCCGGCACGAAGCTCTGGACGCCTGCGCCGTCGACGGTGGTTTCGAACTCCGCCTGACGAACGGAGCGGCGGTCACGGGCGCCCGGCTGATCCTCGCGACGGGAGTGATCGACACCCTGCCCCTGTCATCGATGCAAGCGCGATGGGGCGTCAGCGTTCTTCACTGCCCCTACTGCCACGGTTACGAAGTGCAGGATCGTCGGATCGCCGCCATCGCCAATGTCCCGGTCGCCGTCCATCAGGCGATCATCCTCCCGGACTGGGGACCGACGACCTTCTACACCCAGGGCGTGTTCGAACCGACGCCGGAAGACGCGGCCTTGCTGGCCGCGCGGGGCGTGGCGATCGAGCGGAGCCCGGTGGTGGAGTTGCTCGGCGTCGGCGCCGGCCTTTCCGCCGTGCGTCTGGCCGACGGGCGCGACGTTCCGACCGAGGTCGCCTTCACGACCCCGAAGACGCGCGTCGCCAGTCCCCTGGCCGAGCAACTCGGATGCGGCTTCGTCGACGGCGTGACCGGCGCGCACATCCAGGTGGATGCGATGCAGCAGACGACAGTCCCGGGCGTGTTCGCCGCCGGGGACGCTGCGACGGCCATGTTCAACGCGACCCTCGCCTCTGCGGCCGGCGTGACCGCGGGCGTGGCGACGCACCGGTCTCTGGTGATGGCAAAGGCCACTGGAGGACTGCGCTCGTGA
- a CDS encoding Rrf2 family transcriptional regulator: protein MPSDSRLSRMLHVLIHMERHRGPVTSDVIARMLNTNPVVVRRTMSGLKDAGYLHSEKGHGGGWSLARPLDAITLRDIHEALGSPRVFAIGLSDDDPRCLVERAVNAALAEAMDTAEQQLLVRFAEVTIGALAAEVIPGMDAAGAPRPG from the coding sequence ATGCCCAGCGACAGCCGTCTTTCCCGGATGCTTCACGTTCTGATCCACATGGAGCGCCATCGAGGCCCCGTCACGTCAGACGTCATCGCCCGCATGCTCAACACCAATCCGGTCGTTGTCCGCCGCACGATGTCCGGGTTGAAGGACGCCGGCTACCTGCATTCCGAGAAAGGCCATGGCGGTGGCTGGTCCCTGGCGCGCCCGCTTGATGCAATCACCCTGCGCGACATCCACGAAGCGCTCGGCAGTCCTCGCGTCTTCGCTATCGGCCTGTCGGATGACGATCCCAGATGTCTCGTCGAGAGGGCGGTCAACGCCGCCCTCGCCGAGGCGATGGACACCGCCGAGCAGCAGCTTCTGGTCCGCTTCGCCGAGGTCACCATCGGGGCGCTCGCCGCAGAGGTCATTCCCGGAATGGACGCCGCGGGCGCGCCTCGCCCTGGCTGA
- a CDS encoding cytochrome P450 yields the protein MSSQQNVPQPPVKLIVGNLAQIDARAPVQGFMELSRKYGPFFKMQIFDRTVYIASSQELVNELCDESRFNKRVHPPLEEIRAFAKDGLFTAYSEEPNWAKAHRILMPAFGPIGVRGMFDQMLDIADQMFVRWERFGPGTVIDVPDNMTRLTLDTIALCAFDYRFNSFYQDEMHPFVGAMVGALSESGQRSRRPKLVSNLMLSTARQYQADADLMHGVARQLIDERRRDPKGAEKKDLLNLMLDGVDPETGEKLSDENIGYQMITFLIAGHETTSGLLSFATYLLLKNPEALQKARAIVDDVLGDEMPRIEHLAQLRYIEQILMESLRLWPTAAVFGVKPLEDMILAGKYPLTTEDTVLILEPMLHRDPKVWEEPETFRPERFAPENAEKLPPNAWKPFGSGARACIGRPFAMQEAQLVLAMMLQRFDFVFDDPSYQLKVHETLTLKPENLKIRARARRSSATLARGGSITRELPVLTPPAAADKTLDADAPRLLVLYGSNTGSSEAFANRIAGEAAGHGFAATAAPMDDFAGNLPKNGALVVVTASYEGQPPDNARQFVANVEALNADDLSGVRFAVFGCGNRQWARTYQAIPKRVDAALEKAGGVRIAVRGEADSGGDFFGAFDEWYATFWPAASQAFGKEAVSLETASKLEVSFVRGGRESMLRLGDLKQGVVIENRELVDMSATDARSKRHIAFSLPEGMSYQAGDYLAVLARNPASLVDRVLRRFGLSHDTQIVISGASGATGLPTGHPVACGDLLESYVELAQPATRAQVATLAAATRCPPEKLPLDRLAQETYEDEVLGKRLSVIDLLDRFQACELDFAGYLSMLPPMKARQYSISSSPLWKPDAVTLTVAVVDAPALSGHGRYQGVASSYLASLEPGDRVSIAVRPSNARFHPPADPKTPMIMICAGSGIAPFRGFLQDRAAQKAGGQEIGPSLLLFGTNHPDVDYLYHDELSEWERDGVVEVLPAFSLQPEHDVKFVQHRVWAARERIAELFKSGATVFVCGDGRQMAPAVRETLIRIYRETTGATESEADHWADEIEREHGRYVADVFA from the coding sequence ATGTCCAGCCAGCAGAATGTTCCCCAGCCTCCCGTGAAGCTGATCGTCGGCAACCTCGCCCAGATCGACGCTCGGGCGCCGGTCCAGGGTTTCATGGAGCTTTCTCGCAAGTACGGCCCGTTCTTCAAGATGCAGATATTCGATCGCACGGTGTACATCGCCAGCTCGCAGGAACTGGTCAACGAGTTGTGCGACGAATCCCGGTTCAACAAGCGCGTCCATCCGCCGCTCGAAGAGATCCGCGCCTTCGCAAAGGACGGGTTGTTCACCGCCTATAGCGAAGAGCCTAACTGGGCCAAGGCGCACCGCATCCTGATGCCCGCCTTCGGCCCCATCGGCGTGCGCGGCATGTTCGACCAGATGCTCGATATCGCCGACCAGATGTTCGTGCGCTGGGAGCGCTTCGGCCCGGGCACGGTAATTGATGTGCCGGACAATATGACCCGCCTGACGCTGGATACGATCGCGCTTTGCGCCTTCGACTACCGCTTCAACAGTTTCTACCAGGACGAAATGCACCCTTTCGTCGGCGCGATGGTGGGCGCGCTGAGTGAGAGTGGGCAGCGGTCGCGTCGGCCGAAGCTGGTAAGCAACCTGATGCTGTCGACCGCCCGGCAGTATCAGGCCGACGCCGACCTGATGCACGGCGTCGCCAGACAGTTGATAGACGAGCGTCGGCGGGACCCGAAGGGCGCCGAGAAAAAGGACCTGCTCAACCTGATGCTGGATGGCGTCGATCCGGAGACCGGGGAAAAGCTCAGCGACGAGAACATCGGCTATCAGATGATCACCTTCCTGATCGCCGGGCACGAGACGACCAGTGGCCTTCTGTCCTTCGCGACCTATTTGCTGCTCAAGAATCCCGAGGCCCTGCAGAAGGCCCGCGCCATTGTCGATGACGTGCTGGGGGACGAGATGCCCCGCATCGAGCATCTGGCCCAGCTACGCTATATCGAGCAGATTTTGATGGAGAGCCTGCGCCTCTGGCCGACGGCGGCCGTGTTCGGCGTGAAGCCGCTGGAGGACATGATACTGGCCGGCAAGTATCCGCTGACGACGGAGGATACGGTGCTGATCCTCGAACCGATGCTGCACCGCGATCCCAAGGTCTGGGAGGAGCCGGAGACATTTCGCCCGGAGCGTTTCGCGCCGGAGAATGCCGAGAAGCTGCCGCCAAACGCCTGGAAGCCGTTCGGCAGCGGCGCTCGCGCCTGCATCGGCCGTCCCTTCGCCATGCAGGAGGCGCAGCTGGTTCTGGCGATGATGCTCCAGCGCTTCGACTTCGTGTTCGACGATCCGTCCTACCAGCTCAAGGTGCATGAAACGCTGACACTCAAACCCGAGAACCTGAAGATCCGGGCACGGGCGCGTCGCTCCTCGGCCACGCTGGCCCGAGGCGGGTCGATTACGCGCGAGTTGCCGGTGCTCACGCCGCCGGCCGCAGCCGACAAGACGCTGGACGCCGATGCGCCACGTCTCCTGGTCCTCTACGGCTCCAATACAGGCTCCTCGGAAGCCTTTGCCAACCGCATCGCAGGCGAAGCGGCCGGACATGGCTTCGCCGCGACCGCCGCGCCGATGGACGATTTTGCCGGCAATCTGCCGAAGAACGGCGCACTGGTCGTCGTCACCGCCTCCTACGAAGGCCAGCCGCCGGACAATGCCCGCCAGTTTGTCGCCAATGTCGAGGCGCTGAACGCCGATGACCTTTCCGGCGTCAGGTTCGCGGTCTTTGGCTGCGGCAACCGCCAATGGGCGCGGACCTATCAGGCGATCCCCAAGCGCGTCGACGCCGCCCTCGAAAAAGCCGGAGGCGTGCGCATCGCCGTTCGCGGCGAAGCGGATTCGGGCGGCGATTTTTTCGGCGCCTTCGACGAATGGTATGCCACGTTCTGGCCAGCCGCCTCCCAAGCCTTCGGCAAGGAAGCTGTGTCCCTCGAAACCGCCAGCAAGCTGGAAGTGTCTTTCGTCCGGGGCGGGCGCGAAAGCATGCTTCGGCTTGGCGATCTCAAACAGGGCGTTGTGATCGAGAACCGGGAACTGGTCGACATGAGCGCGACCGATGCCCGCTCCAAGCGCCACATCGCCTTCTCGCTGCCCGAGGGCATGAGCTATCAGGCCGGCGACTATCTCGCCGTTCTGGCGCGCAATCCGGCCAGCCTCGTCGACCGCGTGCTGCGTCGCTTCGGGCTATCTCACGACACCCAGATCGTCATCTCGGGCGCCTCGGGAGCCACCGGCCTGCCTACGGGCCATCCGGTTGCGTGCGGCGACCTGCTCGAAAGCTATGTCGAGCTTGCACAGCCCGCCACCCGGGCACAGGTCGCGACCCTTGCCGCCGCCACCCGCTGCCCGCCGGAAAAGCTCCCGCTCGATAGGTTGGCCCAGGAGACATACGAGGACGAGGTGCTTGGAAAGCGCCTGAGCGTCATCGACCTGCTCGACCGCTTCCAGGCGTGTGAGCTCGACTTCGCGGGCTACCTTTCCATGCTGCCGCCGATGAAGGCGCGGCAATACTCGATCTCCTCCTCACCCCTTTGGAAGCCGGACGCCGTCACGCTGACGGTGGCTGTGGTCGACGCGCCAGCCCTGTCGGGGCATGGTCGCTATCAGGGCGTGGCTTCCAGCTACCTTGCTTCGCTGGAGCCGGGCGACCGCGTCTCAATCGCCGTGCGGCCCTCAAATGCCCGTTTCCATCCGCCGGCCGACCCGAAAACGCCGATGATCATGATCTGTGCAGGCTCTGGCATCGCCCCGTTTCGCGGCTTCCTGCAGGACCGCGCGGCACAGAAGGCCGGCGGGCAGGAGATCGGGCCATCGCTGCTGTTGTTCGGGACAAACCACCCCGACGTCGACTATCTCTATCATGACGAGTTGTCTGAATGGGAGCGCGACGGCGTCGTGGAGGTGCTGCCCGCCTTCAGCCTCCAGCCCGAACACGACGTCAAGTTCGTGCAGCATCGCGTCTGGGCGGCGCGCGAGCGCATCGCGGAGTTGTTCAAGAGCGGCGCGACCGTCTTCGTTTGCGGCGACGGCAGACAGATGGCCCCGGCTGTGCGCGAGACACTCATCCGCATCTATCGGGAGACAACCGGCGCCACGGAATCCGAAGCCGACCATTGGGCGGATGAGATCGAACGCGAGCACGGCAGATATGTCGCTGATGTGTTCGCTTGA
- a CDS encoding TetR family transcriptional regulator — MPVANPRHPREDDPRFQRSLKALHVALLELVDAQPVEEISITALVQAAGVTRPTFYQHFADIPDAARRVALARLDEAFPIPEPFPEQLEITAPTIVGHVAEVALPVIEHLHGHRSFYLRVLDGAGNAAFFEEIVSFLSGRFLPDAFELAARRQAARKSDLMAVMAGGAMWLMVRWLRHDRPTETAGEMAQRIAAVAATMVAAPERETPDETRS, encoded by the coding sequence GTGCCTGTCGCGAACCCACGCCATCCGCGAGAAGATGACCCGCGTTTCCAGCGCAGCCTGAAGGCGCTTCACGTCGCCCTTCTCGAACTGGTCGACGCGCAGCCGGTGGAAGAGATTTCGATCACCGCGCTGGTCCAGGCGGCGGGGGTGACCCGGCCGACATTTTACCAGCATTTCGCTGATATTCCTGACGCTGCGCGCCGGGTAGCGCTGGCGCGTCTGGACGAAGCCTTCCCGATACCCGAGCCGTTTCCGGAGCAACTCGAGATCACCGCGCCGACCATCGTTGGGCATGTGGCAGAGGTAGCGTTGCCTGTGATTGAGCATCTGCACGGACACCGGTCATTCTACCTGCGGGTGCTCGACGGAGCCGGCAATGCGGCGTTTTTCGAAGAGATCGTCTCGTTCCTCTCCGGGCGCTTCCTGCCTGACGCCTTCGAATTGGCCGCCCGCCGCCAGGCGGCTCGCAAGAGCGATCTCATGGCGGTCATGGCCGGCGGAGCGATGTGGCTCATGGTGCGCTGGCTACGTCACGACAGGCCCACCGAGACAGCCGGGGAAATGGCGCAACGGATCGCCGCCGTGGCCGCCACGATGGTCGCGGCCCCGGAAAGGGAGACCCCCGACGAGACACGCTCATGA
- a CDS encoding AraC family transcriptional regulator → MSIPPRNLETTREIASLIARHASRDGFHATPIAGLTLARSSTVTMPMPNVYRPQMCLVAQGQKEVTLGDHVFRYAPGRYGIVTYDLPVTGYVVEATPDKPYLCLFLDFDPIMLGQLALRVPPPPGTPAQPIGKTVSDAGGGLLEASLRLLRLLDDPVALAVLGPLAEQEILYRLLAGPNGARMRHITSSQGRVAQVGRAIAWIGKHFRERFSIDRLAAEVGMSPSGLHEHFRAVTAMTPLQFQKQLRLQDARSLMLIEDIDVATAALRVGYESPSQFSREYRRHFGEPPARDISRLRASPGLAVVS, encoded by the coding sequence ATGAGTATTCCGCCCAGAAATTTGGAAACCACTAGAGAAATCGCTTCCTTAATTGCCCGGCACGCCTCGAGGGACGGCTTCCACGCCACCCCGATCGCGGGGTTGACGCTTGCGCGATCCTCGACGGTGACCATGCCGATGCCGAATGTTTACCGCCCGCAAATGTGCCTGGTCGCGCAGGGGCAAAAGGAGGTCACGCTGGGCGACCACGTGTTTCGATATGCACCGGGCCGCTATGGGATCGTGACCTACGACCTGCCGGTGACCGGCTATGTCGTCGAAGCGACGCCAGACAAGCCATACCTCTGCCTGTTCCTCGACTTCGATCCGATCATGCTGGGGCAGTTGGCGTTGCGCGTGCCTCCGCCCCCGGGAACACCTGCCCAGCCCATAGGCAAGACAGTATCCGACGCAGGCGGCGGCCTGCTCGAGGCCTCGCTGCGCCTGCTGCGACTTCTCGACGATCCGGTCGCTTTGGCCGTTCTCGGACCGCTTGCCGAGCAGGAAATTCTCTATCGCCTGCTCGCCGGCCCGAACGGCGCCAGAATGCGCCACATCACCTCCAGTCAAGGTCGGGTGGCCCAGGTCGGCCGCGCCATCGCCTGGATCGGGAAGCACTTCCGGGAACGGTTCAGCATCGACCGGCTTGCTGCGGAAGTGGGCATGAGCCCGTCAGGCCTGCACGAGCATTTTCGCGCCGTGACAGCGATGACCCCGCTGCAATTCCAGAAGCAGCTCCGGCTACAGGACGCGCGCAGCCTGATGCTGATCGAGGACATCGACGTCGCGACGGCCGCCCTCCGTGTGGGTTACGAAAGTCCTTCGCAGTTCAGTCGCGAATATCGACGACATTTTGGGGAACCGCCCGCGCGCGACATCTCCCGATTGCGCGCTTCGCCGGGCTTGGCTGTGGTCTCCTGA
- a CDS encoding aldo/keto reductase, with protein sequence MTSDNLNLPRIALGTWAWGDSGETGDGYFGSSLTRVGLQEIADKAHAAGFALWDTAVVYGMGRSETVLGEVLKRFARSDYQLSTKFTPQAAGAGDDPMGDMLEQSLARLGADSVDLYWIHNPADVARWTPRLIPLLRSGKVKHVGVSNHNLGEIGLANQILGEAGFRIEAVQNHYSLLYRSSENAGILDYCRNQGIPFFAYMVLEQGALSGKYSRENPLPEGSDRAKIYNGILPQLQVLTDKLAAIGQNHGAAAPDVAVAWAIAKGATPIIGVTKPSHVDALVRATRLSLSSEDIAELEALADATNLNTRGWWEKDMQV encoded by the coding sequence ATGACAAGCGATAATCTGAACCTTCCCAGGATCGCACTGGGAACCTGGGCCTGGGGCGATAGCGGGGAGACTGGCGACGGTTATTTCGGCAGTTCCTTGACTCGAGTTGGCCTGCAAGAGATCGCAGACAAGGCGCACGCGGCTGGCTTCGCCCTGTGGGATACTGCCGTGGTCTACGGGATGGGCCGTTCAGAAACTGTACTTGGAGAGGTCCTGAAGCGCTTTGCGCGCAGCGACTACCAGCTCTCGACGAAATTCACCCCACAGGCTGCCGGGGCCGGCGATGATCCGATGGGCGACATGCTGGAGCAGAGTCTGGCGCGCCTCGGCGCCGATAGCGTAGACCTCTACTGGATACATAACCCGGCCGATGTCGCGCGGTGGACTCCCCGCCTGATCCCGTTGCTGAGGAGCGGGAAGGTCAAGCATGTCGGCGTCTCGAATCATAACCTGGGCGAGATCGGGCTCGCCAATCAGATTCTCGGAGAAGCCGGGTTCAGGATCGAAGCCGTCCAAAACCATTACAGCCTTCTCTACCGCAGCTCGGAGAATGCCGGCATCCTCGACTATTGCCGCAACCAAGGCATTCCGTTCTTCGCCTATATGGTGCTCGAACAGGGCGCCCTGAGCGGCAAATACAGCCGCGAAAACCCGTTGCCGGAAGGCAGCGACCGGGCGAAGATCTACAATGGCATCCTGCCGCAGCTGCAGGTGCTAACGGACAAACTCGCCGCGATCGGGCAGAACCACGGTGCGGCAGCGCCCGATGTCGCGGTAGCCTGGGCCATCGCCAAGGGCGCGACGCCGATCATTGGTGTGACCAAGCCCTCTCACGTCGATGCTCTGGTCCGCGCGACCCGCCTTTCCCTCTCCAGCGAAGATATTGCGGAGTTGGAAGCTCTCGCCGACGCCACGAACCTGAACACCCGAGGCTGGTGGGAAAAGGATATGCAAGTCTGA
- a CDS encoding AraC family transcriptional regulator codes for MDPLSDVLALLKLRSYVSGGFDAGGDWAISFGPHEGIKFHAVLTGSCWVWVDGELPTQVSAGECYLLPRGRPFRIASDLSVEPLPVSSIVSPQPNGGIRSYNGGGDYLSIGGYFTLLDGHSEFIVNALPPLLHIRDEPGSATLRWCVERMRQELVEGQPGDFIVAQQLATIVLVQVLRLYLSERPPEGAGWLVALADKRLRAAIAGMHGEPGQRWTLQSLAKVAGMSRTAFAVTFKEVVGITPIEYLTRWRMLQAADRLTTSRQSLAEIGSALGYESEKSFSTAFKRVMHCSPRQYGRRQQKPRVLGAAWV; via the coding sequence ATGGACCCACTCTCTGACGTGCTCGCGCTCCTCAAGCTCCGCAGCTACGTGTCGGGGGGCTTTGATGCGGGCGGAGACTGGGCGATCAGTTTCGGGCCGCATGAGGGAATCAAGTTCCACGCCGTATTGACCGGGTCGTGCTGGGTGTGGGTCGATGGCGAACTGCCGACGCAGGTAAGCGCTGGCGAATGTTATTTGCTTCCCCGGGGGCGGCCGTTCCGCATTGCGAGTGATCTCTCCGTAGAGCCTCTGCCCGTAAGCTCGATTGTGTCGCCACAGCCCAACGGCGGCATCCGTAGCTACAATGGCGGCGGGGATTATCTGAGCATCGGCGGCTATTTCACGCTGTTGGACGGGCACTCCGAGTTTATTGTGAACGCCCTCCCGCCGCTGCTGCACATCCGTGACGAGCCCGGCAGCGCGACCTTACGCTGGTGCGTCGAGCGCATGCGGCAAGAGCTTGTCGAAGGCCAGCCCGGCGATTTCATTGTCGCTCAGCAACTGGCAACGATCGTGCTCGTGCAGGTGCTCCGGCTTTATCTTTCCGAACGGCCGCCTGAAGGCGCTGGATGGCTCGTCGCGCTCGCAGACAAGCGGTTGCGCGCGGCCATCGCCGGGATGCACGGGGAGCCGGGACAGCGGTGGACGCTCCAGAGCCTTGCCAAGGTGGCGGGGATGTCGCGCACCGCTTTCGCGGTGACCTTCAAAGAGGTGGTCGGCATCACCCCTATCGAGTACCTGACCCGCTGGCGCATGTTGCAGGCGGCAGACCGATTGACCACCTCACGGCAGTCGCTTGCCGAAATCGGATCGGCGCTCGGCTATGAATCCGAGAAGTCCTTCAGCACGGCGTTCAAGCGGGTGATGCACTGCTCGCCGCGGCAATACGGTCGTCGACAACAGAAACCAAGAGTCTTGGGGGCCGCTTGGGTTTAA
- a CDS encoding SDR family oxidoreductase, with the protein MRIFVTGATGWVGSAVVEDLIAEGHQVSGLARSPAAAEKLGLAGARAVPGSVEDVEVLRDAVRAADAVIHTAFNHDWSRFAENCAADKRAIEVLGAELNGSSRPLIATSGVALLAPGRLACECDVAPPVTESFPRASEAVVEELRSCGVHATTVRLAPSVHGVGDRGFVPRLAGIARDKGVSAYIGAGQNRWPAVHRLDAARVFRLALNHTGDGPFHAVAEQGVSLKDIAQAIAHRFDLPLVSIPAGAAGEHFGWFAPFASLDTPTNSDRTRAILDWKPEQPCLLADLGQPDYFVF; encoded by the coding sequence ATGCGCATATTCGTGACAGGCGCCACAGGATGGGTCGGCTCCGCCGTAGTTGAGGATCTCATCGCCGAAGGGCATCAGGTTTCCGGGCTCGCCCGTTCGCCTGCGGCCGCCGAAAAGCTCGGCCTCGCTGGCGCGCGGGCGGTCCCCGGCTCGGTTGAAGATGTTGAGGTGTTGCGGGATGCCGTGCGGGCGGCCGATGCAGTGATCCACACCGCCTTCAACCACGACTGGTCGCGCTTCGCCGAAAATTGCGCGGCCGACAAGCGCGCGATCGAGGTGTTGGGCGCGGAACTGAACGGGTCCTCCCGGCCGCTGATCGCCACCTCGGGCGTCGCTCTACTTGCACCCGGTCGCCTGGCCTGCGAGTGCGATGTGGCGCCGCCGGTGACGGAGAGTTTTCCGCGCGCATCCGAGGCCGTCGTCGAAGAGCTTCGCAGTTGCGGCGTCCATGCAACAACGGTGCGTCTTGCTCCGTCGGTGCACGGCGTCGGCGACCGTGGCTTCGTGCCGCGTCTCGCCGGGATCGCCCGCGACAAGGGTGTGTCCGCCTATATAGGCGCTGGGCAGAACCGCTGGCCGGCGGTGCATCGGCTCGACGCCGCGCGGGTCTTTCGGCTCGCTCTGAATCACACCGGTGACGGACCGTTCCATGCCGTCGCCGAACAGGGCGTGTCGTTAAAGGACATCGCCCAGGCGATCGCGCACCGGTTCGACCTGCCCCTGGTCTCTATACCGGCCGGCGCCGCCGGCGAGCATTTCGGATGGTTCGCGCCGTTCGCGAGCCTCGACACGCCGACGAACAGCGACCGGACGCGCGCGATCCTGGATTGGAAACCCGAGCAGCCTTGCCTCCTTGCTGACCTTGGACAGCCAGATTACTTCGTGTTCTGA
- a CDS encoding TetR/AcrR family transcriptional regulator: MLDAASKLIVQGGIAALTTRAVAAAASVQPPALYRLFGEKRGLLNAVAERGLAPFVAQKASAKLHPDPVQDLRNAWDGFVAFGLANPAVFAIMNEIGAPGPAPPAMLTGISILRERVQRIARKGQLRMPVERAVALIHAAGVGTVATLLATPVNMRDSQLATSACDAVLAAIVAGGPMHPRDAGIAPLAVALANRLGEAGGLTPGERLLLGELLDRLSAV, translated from the coding sequence GTGCTCGACGCCGCGTCCAAACTGATAGTCCAGGGCGGCATCGCGGCGCTTACAACCCGGGCCGTCGCCGCGGCCGCTTCCGTGCAGCCCCCTGCGTTATACCGCCTGTTCGGCGAGAAACGGGGGCTGCTCAATGCTGTGGCGGAGCGCGGCCTGGCGCCCTTTGTCGCACAGAAAGCGTCAGCCAAACTCCATCCCGATCCGGTGCAAGACCTACGCAACGCTTGGGACGGATTTGTCGCGTTCGGCCTCGCCAACCCCGCAGTGTTCGCTATCATGAACGAGATCGGAGCGCCTGGACCGGCGCCGCCAGCCATGCTCACCGGTATCTCGATCCTGCGCGAGCGAGTCCAGCGCATCGCGCGAAAGGGCCAGCTGAGGATGCCCGTGGAAAGGGCGGTGGCCCTGATCCATGCTGCAGGGGTAGGGACGGTCGCCACGCTGCTCGCCACGCCGGTCAACATGCGGGATTCGCAACTTGCCACCTCAGCATGTGACGCGGTGTTGGCCGCGATTGTCGCAGGGGGGCCAATGCATCCACGCGATGCCGGCATCGCCCCCCTCGCTGTGGCGCTCGCCAATCGCCTTGGTGAAGCGGGCGGGCTGACACCCGGAGAGCGGCTTCTACTTGGGGAGTTGCTGGACCGCCTTTCCGCCGTTTAG